A region of Papaver somniferum cultivar HN1 unplaced genomic scaffold, ASM357369v1 unplaced-scaffold_160, whole genome shotgun sequence DNA encodes the following proteins:
- the LOC113337550 gene encoding uncharacterized protein LOC113337550, whose translation MRAQWNVLDGISDDVHRPWMLLGDFNFVMHESEKQGGIDANSLIPDFIRAKMIDLNFNEIFSFGNPFTWCNRRFRNPAELIFEKLDRGFMNDKWVSLLPQTRVTNLGRVYSDYSTILANCFHSEQKLHIPYKFFKCWQLSPDFKDVLSSSWSKGVKGSPSFVVAGKLRNVKFDLCR comes from the coding sequence ATGAGAGCACAATGGAATGTTTTAGATGGTATTAGTGATGATGTTCACCGTCCTTGGATGTTGTTAGGAGATTTCAATTTCGTTATGCATGAATCTGAAAAACAAGGTGGAATAGATGCTAACTCGTTAATACCTGATTTCATTAGAGCTAAGATGATAGATCTTAATTTTAATGAAATCTTTTCTTTTGGAAATCCGTTTACCTGGTGTAATAGGAGATTTAGGAATCCTGCTGAACTGATCTTTGAAAAGCTTGATAGAGGGTTTATGAATGATAAATGGGTGTCTCTCCTGCCTCAGACTAGAGTCACTAATTTAGGCAGAGTTTATTCAGACTACAGTACCATCCTCGCAAACTGTTTTCACTCGGAACAAAAGCTTCACATTCCTTATAAGTTCTTCAAGTGCTGGCAATTGAGTCCAGATTTTAAAGATGTTCTGTCTTCCTCTTGGTCCAAGGGAGTTAAGGGTTCTCCTAGCTTTGTAGTAGCTGGTAAACTCCGTAATGTCAAATTTGACCTTTGTCGTTAG